In one Gopherus evgoodei ecotype Sinaloan lineage chromosome 1, rGopEvg1_v1.p, whole genome shotgun sequence genomic region, the following are encoded:
- the IAPP gene encoding islet amyloid polypeptide isoform X1, producing MCNLKLPVVFIVLSVALSYLEATPMERLFSVADDLSDGISNRQGWLLPVLSRNTPWGLNGALPQPAAAKPKSHRLEKRKCNTATCVTQRLADYLVRSSNNIGAIYSPTDVGSNTYGKRDRVGLLNREPLNYLQL from the exons ATGTGCAACCTGAAGCTGCCAGTTGTCTTCATTGTGCTCTCTGTTGCTTTAAGCTACTTGGAGGCTACACCCATGGAAAG ACTATTCTCTGTGGCTGATGATCTATCTGATGGGATTTCCAACAGACAAGGATGGCTATTACCAGTCCTGTCAAGGAATACACCCTGGGGACTTAATGGGGCATTGCCACAACCGGCTGCAGCAAAGCCAAAAAG TCACCGCTTGGAGAAACGGAAATGCAACACTGCTACATGCGTGACGCAACGTTTGGCTGACTATTTAGTTCGATCCAGCAACAACATTGGAGCAATTTATTCACCTACCGATGTGGGATCCAATACATATGGCAAGAGGGACCGAGTTGGGCTTCTAAACAGAGAACCTCTAAATTATCTACAACTTTAG
- the IAPP gene encoding islet amyloid polypeptide isoform X2, which yields MCNLKLPVVFIVLSVALSYLEATPMERQGWLLPVLSRNTPWGLNGALPQPAAAKPKSHRLEKRKCNTATCVTQRLADYLVRSSNNIGAIYSPTDVGSNTYGKRDRVGLLNREPLNYLQL from the exons ATGTGCAACCTGAAGCTGCCAGTTGTCTTCATTGTGCTCTCTGTTGCTTTAAGCTACTTGGAGGCTACACCCATGGAAAG ACAAGGATGGCTATTACCAGTCCTGTCAAGGAATACACCCTGGGGACTTAATGGGGCATTGCCACAACCGGCTGCAGCAAAGCCAAAAAG TCACCGCTTGGAGAAACGGAAATGCAACACTGCTACATGCGTGACGCAACGTTTGGCTGACTATTTAGTTCGATCCAGCAACAACATTGGAGCAATTTATTCACCTACCGATGTGGGATCCAATACATATGGCAAGAGGGACCGAGTTGGGCTTCTAAACAGAGAACCTCTAAATTATCTACAACTTTAG